One window of the Aptenodytes patagonicus chromosome 17, bAptPat1.pri.cur, whole genome shotgun sequence genome contains the following:
- the SMYD4 gene encoding protein-lysine N-methyltransferase SMYD4, whose product MALPVEEWRLCAARRWAALEPALRERLAAASLHDTLRLGCGLLRPEAEAAALRRLCRRARAGKEPAAARFYREEGNRLFGRRHYGAAARLYSQAASHELPGSPEVSVCFANRSAALFHLGRFEVCLEDIARAESHGYPDRLLPKVLLRKAECLLCLGRLQDAADALSVVENKIAMDGIMTSPTHQALLKKLSQLKIKIHEKESWPEPAREACGDAERKSEIWEENDSISGASSSLSLNFDIERGRHLVASQDILPGQSLLKEEAFVSVLCPGESFLLQDSSETAWDTRVTNADLYCHRCLRQLLASVPCRGCSYAKYCSQNCADVAWEQYHRTECSLGALLLTLGVFCHVALRTVLLAGFAEVSRLVEWSHSGDLHNPEARCKHLSEAPGTRAGTRGIPGCNDNGQYQSSYQAVFNLLPHAEKHSPEHKFLCMLSVVAICKQLQEAGLEAAVLNQESSEKWSRPKICEKTSDELSPELKIMAEAMLRHVLQLQCNAQAITVMQESGSRDGAVVNKKPVRLATAFFPVLSLLNHACCPNISVSFSGTAATVRASQPIPSGQEIFHCYGPHRCRMRVAERQQLLSQYFFECRCQACLDELESDVKSVVSVRNSFCCPSCQAPIQGEDMLCCSNEACAISVSRESLSHRLQDLQQQIKKALELLRDRKADQAIKMLLKCRMDAGNFLSPEHLLMGEMEDHLAQVYATLGKWQEAARHLERSIEIVEMHHGPSSVEIGHELFKLAQILFNGFAVSEALSTIQRAEEILSVHCGPQSTQIQELQEMKTCLLELPRSVLQRT is encoded by the exons ATGGCGCTGCCGGTGGAGGAGTGGCGGCTGTGCGCCGCCCGGCGCTGGGCCGCGCTAGAGCCGGCGCTGCGGGAGCGGTTGGCGGCGGCGTCGCTGCACGACACGCTGCGCCTGGGCTGCGGCCTTCTCCG GCccgaggcggaggcggcggctcTGCGGCGGTTGTGCCGCCGGGCGcgcgcgggcaaggagccggcgGCCGCGCGCTTCTACCGGGAGGAGGGAAACCGGCTGTTCGGCCGCCGCCATTACGGTGCCGCCGCGAGGCTCTACTCGCAG GCGGCATCCCACGAGCTCCCCGGCAGCCCCGAGGTGTCCGTCTGCTTCGCCAACCGCTCTGCCGCCCTCTTCCATCTCGGGCGCTTTGAG GTTTGTTTGGAAGATATTGCCAGGGCTGAAAGTCATGGCTATCCAGACAGGCTGCTGCCCAAGGTCTTGCTGCGGAAAGCTGAATGTCTGCTGTGTTTGGGGAGATTACAGGATGCAGCAGATGCCCTCAGTGTGGTGGAGAATAAAATTGCTATGGATGGGATCATGACTAGTCCTACGCACCAGGCACTGCTAAAAAAGTTAAGTCAACTGAAGATTAAAATACATGAGAAAGAGAGCTGGCCAGAGCCTGCACGAGAAGCATGTGGTGACGCTGAAAGAAAGTCGGAGATCTGGGAAGAGAATGACAGTATTTCAGGTGCATCTTCATCTTTGAGCTTGAATTTTGATATAGAGAGAGGACGTCACTTGGTGGCCTCCCAGGACATCCTGCCAGGACAGAGCCTGTTGAAAGAGGAGGCCTTTGTGAGCGTGCTCTGCCCAGGGGAGAGCTTTCTTCTGCAGGACAGCAGTGAAACAGCGTGGGATACTCGAGTCACTAATGCAGATCTTTATTGCCACCGTTGTCTGAGGCAGCTCTTAGCCTCAGTGCCTTGCCGTGGGTGCAGTTACGCAAAGTACTGCAGCCAGAACTGTGCAGATGTGGCATGGGAGCAGTACCACAGGACAGAGTGCTCCCTGGGAGCGCTGCTTCTCACATTAGGGGTCTTCTGCCATGTTGCCTTGAGGACTGTTCTACTGGCGGGATTTGCAGAGGTTAGCAGGCTGGTGGAATGGTCCCACAGTGGTGACCTTCATAACCCTGAGGCAAGATGCAAACATCTGAGTGAGGCGCCAGGTACAAGAGCTGGTACCAGAGGTATCCCTGGTTGTAACGACAATGGTCAGTACCAGAGTTCTTACCAGGCTGTGTTCAACCTTCTGCCACATGCCGAGAAGCATAGCCCTGAACATAAGTTCCTTTGCATGCTGAGTGTAGTAGCTATATGCAAACAACTGCAAGAAGCTGGCCTAGAGGCGGCTGTTTTGAATCAGGAATCATCCGAGAAGTGGTCCAGACCAAAGATATGTGAAAAAACATCAGATGAATTGTCTCCAGAGCTGAAGATTATGGCAGAAGCAATGCTGAGGCATGTGTTGCAGCTGCAGTGTAATGCACAAGCGATCACTGTAATGCAGGAGTCGG GGTCCAGAGATGGTGCTGTTGTAAATAAGAAGCCTGTGCGCCTGGCGACAGCCTTCTTTCCTGTCCTCAGCCTTCTGAACCATGCATGCTGTCCCAATATCAGCGTGTCATTTAGTGGGACAGCTGCCACTGTCAGGGCATCACAGCCAATCCCAAGTGGCCAAGAGATTTTCCATTGCTACG GGCCTCACCGATGTAGAATGAGGGTTGCTGAGAGACAACAGCTTCTCAGTCAGTATTTCTTTGAGTGTCGCTGTCAGGCATGCCTTGATGAGTTAGAGTCTGATGTCAAGAGTGTGGTGTCCGTGAGAAACTCATTCTGCTGTCCTAGCTGCCAGGCTCCGATACAG GGGGAAGACATGCTTTGTTGTTCAAATGAAGCTTGTGCAATCTCAGTCAGCAGAGAGAGCCTGTCACACCGTTTACAGGACCTTCAGCAACAAATCAAGAAAGCATTAGAACTGCTAAGAGACAGGAAGGCTG ATCAGGCTATCAAAATGCTCCTGAAGTGTCGGATGGATGCTGGAAACTTCTTGTCTCCAGAGCATTTGCTGATGGGAGAGATGGAAGATCATCTGGCACAGGTCTATGCTACTCTTG GGAAGTGGCAGGAAGCAGCCAGACACCTGGAGAGGAGCATTGAGATTGTGGAAATGCATCACGGGCCATCAAGTGTAGAAATAGGTCATGAACTTTTCAAGCTGGCACAAATTCTCTTCAATGG ATTTGCAGTTTCTGAAGCTCTGAGCACGATTCAAAGAGCAGAGGAGATTTTGTCAGTGCACTGTGGTCCTCAGAGTACTCAGATCCAGGAACTACAAGAGATGAAGACCTGTCTGCTAGAGCTTCCCAGAAGCGTCCTTCAGAGGACTTAA